One region of Paenibacillus polymyxa M1 genomic DNA includes:
- a CDS encoding exosporium glycoprotein BclB-related protein: MKHKRPFRFSGASKKDEDCKPPRDNRSIEALLKLIHELTSIVPLVFANPSAANVSLLQQILRQLLSLAKSLRLRSGAKADLLAALELAIVALEATPFSPISVGTTLQQLLDALLSIVLQESLNSTLKDSLIRAIRTAGTTVSNALSEPYLSGEPGPQGPPGPVGPGGAPGPAGVPGPPGPPGPVGPGGAPGPAGVPGPPGPPGPVGAAGPIGAEGPAGPVGAAGPIGAVGPAGPAGPAGGVTGATGATGADGLVGPAGATGPTGADGLPGAVGAVGPAGATGPTGADGLPGAVGAAGPAGATGPTGADGLPGAVGAAGPAGATGPTGADGLPGAVGAVGPAGATGPTGADGLPGAVGAAGPAGATGPTGADGLPGAVGAVGPAGATGATGVGGATGATGVTGATGSGAIIPFASGGPAILTTVLGGLVGTTSLIGFGSSATGIGLVNGVIDLTGTLVGPLINFAFSVPRGGVITSITGYFSTTAALTLLGSSVSITAQLFSSPTPNNTFIAVPGATVTLTPPLTDIVALGTTSSGIATGLAIPVTAQTRLLMVFSATATGVSLVNTVVGYASAGVTIT; encoded by the coding sequence ATGAAACATAAAAGACCGTTCAGGTTCAGTGGTGCTTCAAAAAAAGACGAGGACTGCAAACCACCAAGAGATAATAGAAGTATCGAAGCGCTTCTCAAGCTTATTCATGAATTGACCTCGATCGTCCCACTTGTATTCGCAAACCCTTCTGCGGCTAATGTATCTTTATTGCAACAGATTTTAAGACAATTGCTGTCTCTGGCGAAAAGTTTAAGACTTAGAAGCGGGGCTAAGGCAGATTTACTGGCGGCGTTGGAACTTGCTATTGTAGCATTAGAAGCCACACCTTTCTCTCCGATCAGCGTAGGTACTACATTACAGCAACTGCTGGATGCCCTATTGTCCATCGTTCTACAGGAATCCCTCAATTCAACTCTTAAAGACAGTTTAATCCGTGCAATCAGAACTGCGGGTACGACGGTTAGCAACGCACTAAGTGAACCGTATTTGTCAGGGGAGCCCGGCCCACAAGGGCCTCCGGGACCTGTGGGGCCTGGTGGTGCGCCTGGTCCAGCAGGTGTGCCGGGCCCACCAGGACCTCCCGGACCTGTGGGGCCTGGCGGTGCGCCTGGTCCAGCAGGTGTACCGGGTCCACCAGGACCTCCCGGGCCTGTAGGGGCCGCTGGACCTATCGGAGCTGAAGGGCCTGCCGGGCCTGTCGGAGCCGCTGGGCCTATCGGAGCCGTCGGACCTGCTGGGCCTGCTGGGCCTGCCGGGGGTGTAACAGGCGCCACGGGCGCTACGGGCGCTGATGGTTTGGTCGGACCCGCTGGAGCCACAGGGCCGACTGGCGCTGATGGACTGCCAGGCGCAGTTGGTGCGGTCGGGCCCGCTGGAGCCACTGGACCGACTGGCGCCGATGGACTGCCGGGCGCGGTTGGCGCGGCCGGGCCTGCTGGAGCCACTGGACCGACCGGCGCTGATGGACTGCCGGGCGCAGTTGGCGCGGCCGGGCCCGCTGGAGCCACTGGACCGACCGGCGCTGATGGACTGCCGGGCGCGGTTGGTGCGGTCGGGCCCGCTGGAGCCACTGGACCGACTGGCGCTGATGGACTGCCGGGCGCAGTTGGCGCGGCCGGGCCCGCTGGAGCCACTGGACCGACCGGCGCTGATGGACTGCCGGGCGCGGTTGGTGCGGTCGGGCCCGCTGGAGCCACGGGCGCTACAGGTGTCGGCGGAGCTACTGGAGCCACTGGAGTTACTGGAGCCACCGGTTCAGGGGCAATTATCCCGTTTGCCTCCGGTGGTCCTGCTATACTGACAACCGTTCTTGGCGGATTGGTAGGAACCACAAGTTTGATTGGTTTCGGAAGCTCAGCTACAGGTATTGGCCTTGTAAATGGGGTTATAGACCTCACAGGTACGCTTGTAGGACCACTCATTAACTTTGCTTTTTCCGTTCCACGGGGGGGTGTAATCACATCCATTACCGGATATTTCAGTACAACTGCTGCTCTAACCCTCTTAGGATCATCCGTTAGCATTACTGCCCAGTTGTTTAGTTCCCCGACACCTAATAACACCTTTATAGCCGTTCCCGGAGCTACCGTTACATTGACTCCCCCACTAACTGACATCGTTGCTTTAGGAACGACTTCTAGTGGTATTGCTACTGGATTGGCTATACCCGTAACCGCGCAAACCCGTCTGCTTATGGTTTTCTCTGCCACTGCGACAGGCGTTTCCCTCGTCAACACCGTGGTGGGTTACGCAAGTGCAGGTGTCACTATTACCTGA
- a CDS encoding immunoglobulin-like domain-containing protein, which translates to MLEGNSFTRNKLKPYRVLVPLMPLISGAFLFIGTNEAHAAGWENVVFNKPTTSSGYTQPYDPSRAVDGSVDPTSRWYQASNGEKWIQVDLRDWYIVDRYVVTGMGVHYGWNDQRDPYSFRLQTSSNGFNWATVDTVQNNGSSNFQKSIPPVTARYLRLYIDQGNARNNQWASIMEFAAYGERLPVPQAPGHFTGIKNGNTVELSWDAVPYATSYKVVRDGITLYTGSLTQFIDTSALPPGEAVYTVQAVNAKGESTPSEVKVNILTDAERVAQAKAALALSLAPGDTVESVSQKLTLPLTGLNDTTVSWSSDTPDVITNEGAVIRPRYDLGDQKVKLTATIAKGTASDTQTFEVTVSKMTAQDTLNQAADILSLGDLSAVQENVSLPLSGYGGVQIEWSSSKPLVIAADGTLTRPSYSSGDTDVTLTATLQLAGLTKTKDFTAHVLRLPMSDTEAVNAAYRALELPLTTVTGDVYLAKDALNGVQVSWSSSQPQFLDHTGHVTFPTYVQGDQTITLEAIVSRGGIELRKTFSLLVPALPVSADEAVNLAAKTLNLDYPEGIKDSITLPRTGAFDTQIDWSSDRPNILSDSGQVNRPKYTDGDMNVQLIAMISKGIASVQKTFTITVLKALPNTPYVRLNGSNPIVLETGDSFTDPGASVLDSVYGNILIPDLSGIGNVDTNVPGVYVLNYTYSDNGSWTAEPAERRINVLPRAVAAAAGDEDIASVIVTGALPNARLELYNAQQELIAEGIASSEGKYTFTPVPEGASYYVLQNVNGMKSAPSGLVSPQGLTAQRVADSITSIPAPTTSDTMLILPAVPDGFRVTISSSSQPDIVRTDGTIFQRDTPSVVTIILDVMKASDGSHALTQAIKVIVPAKVTVDTGKSNKDKNEDQDLSAGVQQIVFSEQGKAVSLFVPSPAFLDEQIQQALREGKAYADIRLEQEKQMSRVLLTHSVLNKWAQIGASVISRYGTLMLSSDTLTSMAASGQQDVTISFQQADQQFRDWAEQQSNLKLIGAAVEIKANVTGTSSIVLPLDSESSSELQNVEPQFSILVMYENGEREILKGTAVINSQGILSGVSLNTPRLGTFAVAVSTDASQVDQTDVQNDPIHSSDSQEPAQVWPDLQDHWAAKSLQSLAAKGWMQGYKDGNMRPERAVSRAEFVAILIRALGTTGDESLSTSFTDMKGHWAGSAVDAAHRQGWIQGLTAQTFGPDESLTREQAMVILSHAMQKQTSVSSPTGLQSYKDDQQIASWASTAFEKAIGSGWISGYPDGTLKPKAAISRGEMAELLVRIFK; encoded by the coding sequence GTGCTCGAAGGCAATAGCTTCACACGCAATAAGTTAAAACCCTACCGTGTGCTGGTTCCACTCATGCCATTGATCAGTGGTGCGTTCCTGTTCATAGGGACGAATGAAGCCCATGCTGCCGGTTGGGAAAATGTAGTGTTTAACAAACCAACTACATCCAGCGGTTACACCCAGCCCTATGATCCCTCCAGGGCTGTGGATGGGTCAGTCGACCCGACAAGCCGCTGGTATCAGGCAAGCAATGGTGAAAAATGGATCCAGGTAGATCTGAGAGACTGGTATATCGTAGATCGATATGTTGTTACAGGTATGGGTGTCCATTATGGATGGAACGATCAACGTGATCCATACAGTTTCCGATTGCAGACGAGCAGCAACGGATTTAATTGGGCGACTGTGGATACCGTGCAGAATAATGGGAGTTCTAATTTTCAAAAAAGCATTCCCCCTGTAACTGCACGATACCTGCGATTATATATTGATCAAGGAAATGCAAGAAACAATCAATGGGCTTCCATCATGGAATTCGCGGCTTATGGGGAGCGATTACCCGTTCCACAGGCCCCGGGCCATTTTACAGGTATTAAAAATGGAAATACGGTGGAGTTAAGCTGGGATGCCGTTCCTTATGCAACTTCCTACAAAGTCGTGCGTGATGGTATAACGCTCTACACAGGCAGCCTAACCCAATTCATAGACACTTCAGCATTGCCGCCAGGTGAAGCAGTTTACACAGTTCAAGCCGTGAATGCTAAAGGGGAGAGCACTCCCTCAGAAGTCAAAGTGAACATACTTACCGATGCAGAGAGAGTTGCACAGGCAAAAGCTGCACTTGCTCTAAGTCTCGCACCTGGAGATACGGTGGAATCGGTATCCCAAAAGCTGACCCTGCCACTCACTGGGTTGAATGATACGACGGTGAGCTGGAGTTCGGATACTCCTGACGTTATTACGAACGAAGGAGCTGTAATACGCCCGCGGTACGATCTGGGTGATCAAAAGGTAAAACTGACAGCAACGATTGCAAAAGGAACCGCCTCGGATACCCAAACTTTTGAAGTTACCGTTTCGAAGATGACTGCTCAAGATACATTGAATCAAGCAGCAGATATCCTATCGCTTGGCGATTTGTCTGCGGTACAAGAAAATGTATCTCTCCCTTTATCCGGTTATGGCGGAGTGCAGATCGAATGGTCCTCGTCCAAACCTCTTGTCATTGCAGCAGATGGAACACTCACCAGACCTTCCTACAGTAGTGGAGATACCGACGTTACCCTAACGGCCACCCTGCAACTTGCAGGCTTAACGAAAACAAAGGATTTTACTGCACACGTACTGCGTCTGCCGATGAGCGACACTGAAGCCGTGAACGCAGCATACAGAGCACTTGAACTACCGCTAACGACAGTAACCGGAGACGTATATTTGGCAAAGGATGCTCTGAATGGTGTTCAGGTGTCATGGTCGTCGAGCCAGCCGCAGTTCCTGGATCATACTGGACATGTCACCTTCCCTACCTACGTACAGGGCGATCAGACCATCACGCTTGAAGCGATTGTGTCAAGAGGTGGGATTGAGCTTCGAAAAACCTTCAGCCTGCTCGTACCCGCATTGCCCGTAAGCGCTGATGAAGCAGTGAATTTGGCGGCAAAAACACTAAATCTGGATTACCCGGAAGGGATTAAGGATTCCATCACCCTGCCTCGTACAGGGGCATTCGACACCCAGATCGACTGGTCTTCGGATCGACCAAATATCCTCAGTGACAGTGGTCAGGTGAATCGGCCTAAATATACAGACGGTGATATGAATGTACAGTTAATTGCTATGATTTCTAAAGGTATAGCTTCTGTCCAAAAAACATTCACGATTACCGTGCTGAAAGCATTGCCGAATACACCTTATGTACGACTGAACGGCAGTAATCCAATTGTTCTGGAAACTGGGGATAGCTTCACTGATCCAGGAGCCAGCGTACTGGACAGTGTATACGGCAATATTCTGATTCCCGATCTTTCAGGTATCGGCAATGTCGATACGAATGTACCTGGTGTATACGTATTGAACTATACTTATAGCGACAATGGAAGTTGGACTGCAGAGCCGGCAGAACGCCGTATAAACGTGCTGCCCCGTGCTGTTGCAGCCGCAGCAGGCGATGAGGACATTGCCTCTGTGATCGTCACAGGCGCTTTACCGAACGCACGGCTTGAACTGTATAATGCTCAGCAGGAGCTTATAGCGGAAGGAATCGCTTCGAGTGAGGGAAAATATACATTTACACCAGTACCCGAAGGAGCCAGCTACTATGTGCTACAAAACGTAAATGGCATGAAGAGCGCGCCCTCTGGGCTAGTGTCTCCACAAGGATTAACCGCGCAGCGTGTCGCGGATTCCATCACAAGCATACCTGCCCCTACAACAAGTGATACAATGCTTATTCTGCCTGCTGTACCCGATGGCTTCCGTGTGACCATCAGCAGCAGTAGTCAACCAGACATCGTGCGTACAGACGGAACTATTTTTCAGAGAGACACTCCTTCCGTTGTCACTATAATATTGGATGTCATGAAGGCAAGCGATGGTTCTCATGCTTTGACGCAGGCCATAAAAGTCATCGTCCCTGCTAAAGTGACTGTGGACACAGGCAAGTCTAACAAAGATAAGAATGAGGATCAGGATCTGTCTGCTGGCGTACAACAGATCGTTTTTTCAGAGCAAGGGAAAGCTGTTTCCCTCTTTGTTCCTTCGCCGGCATTTCTGGATGAACAGATTCAACAAGCACTGCGCGAAGGCAAGGCATACGCTGACATTCGTTTGGAGCAGGAAAAGCAAATGAGCCGTGTTCTCCTGACTCATTCTGTACTGAATAAATGGGCGCAGATTGGAGCTTCGGTGATCTCCCGTTATGGAACACTGATGCTATCCAGTGACACACTAACCAGCATGGCCGCCTCAGGTCAGCAGGACGTTACCATTTCATTTCAGCAGGCAGATCAGCAATTCCGAGATTGGGCTGAGCAACAATCCAACCTGAAGCTGATAGGAGCGGCTGTAGAAATTAAAGCTAACGTGACAGGGACTTCGTCCATCGTTCTGCCGCTGGATAGCGAATCTTCAAGTGAATTGCAGAATGTAGAACCCCAATTCTCTATTCTTGTGATGTATGAAAATGGCGAGCGCGAGATTCTAAAGGGCACTGCTGTGATAAATTCACAAGGAATTTTGTCGGGTGTGAGTCTGAATACACCTCGGTTAGGTACCTTCGCTGTTGCCGTCTCTACGGACGCGTCTCAGGTTGATCAGACCGATGTACAAAATGACCCAATCCATTCGTCAGATTCGCAAGAGCCAGCTCAAGTGTGGCCGGACCTACAAGATCACTGGGCAGCGAAGTCCCTACAATCTCTTGCAGCCAAAGGCTGGATGCAGGGCTATAAAGATGGCAACATGCGCCCTGAGCGTGCGGTAAGCCGTGCAGAATTTGTAGCCATATTGATCAGGGCTTTAGGAACTACTGGAGACGAAAGCCTGTCTACCTCATTTACAGATATGAAGGGGCACTGGGCTGGATCAGCCGTGGATGCCGCTCACCGTCAGGGATGGATTCAAGGACTAACCGCTCAGACGTTCGGACCTGATGAAAGTCTTACGCGTGAACAGGCGATGGTGATCCTGTCACACGCGATGCAGAAACAGACATCCGTTTCCAGCCCTACTGGACTGCAATCTTACAAAGATGATCAGCAGATTGCTTCCTGGGCTTCCACAGCATTCGAGAAAGCCATAGGTTCGGGTTGGATTAGCGGGTATCCTGATGGAACACTCAAACCAAAAGCCGCCATCAGCAGAGGCGAGATGGCTGAACTGCTGGTACGAATTTTCAAATAA
- the nirB gene encoding nitrite reductase large subunit NirB: MINSKKKLVVIGNGMAGINTVEQILKLTDKYEITVLGSEPHPNYNRIMLSYVLEGSKTIDDIILNDLQWYADQGITLYTGKMVKSIDGEHKKILTEDGLEIDYDVALVATGSQSFILPIPGKELPGVIGFRDIADCSAMLEAAKTYKKAAVIGGGLLGLEAAKGLVNLGMDVTVVHLMEDLMERQLDREASAMLKAELERQGIKFAMQMQTAEVYGQDRVQGLRFSDGSELEADLVVMAVGIKPNIQVAKESDMETNRGIVVDDFMRTSMPDVYAVGECVEHRGICYGLVAPLFEQGSVIAKHLAGVDTEGYAGSVVSTKLKISGVDVFSAGEFITQPEHTAIVAKDEWKRTYKKVLLRDNKIVGTVLFGDVSESASLQKYVRQQTEMTDEIYGQIMGTGCGNHGAKTSSVETMADDEIVCGCNGVTKKAIVEAINENGLTTVDEIKACTGATRSCGGCKPVVEQILQYVLGDSFKTSAKQGICGCTTLSRDEIVEAIKTKGLTTTREVMNVLGWHNDEGCSKCRPALNYYLGMINPDTYENEGDSRFVNERLHANIQKDGTFTVVPRMYGGVTTPEDLKKIADVSLKYNVKVVKVTGGQRLDLIGVRKEDLPKVWEELDMPSGYAYAKSLRTVKTCVGSQFCRFGTQDSMGMGEVLERKFERLDFPAKFKLAVNGCPRNCAESCTKDIGIVGNDGGWEIFIGGNGGIKARLADSLCKVKTDAELIDIVGAVMQFYRETGQYLERTSEWVERIGLEEIQKAVVNDTANRQALVERVEFALQQVEDPWKKIIHDEDTRKNLFEAVTPSIV, from the coding sequence ATGATAAACAGTAAAAAGAAGCTTGTGGTTATAGGGAACGGGATGGCTGGTATCAATACGGTCGAACAAATTTTAAAATTAACAGATAAATATGAAATTACAGTCCTGGGAAGTGAGCCGCATCCGAACTATAACAGGATCATGCTCTCTTATGTGTTGGAAGGTAGTAAAACAATAGATGATATCATACTGAACGATTTGCAATGGTATGCGGATCAAGGGATTACTTTATATACAGGAAAAATGGTTAAAAGTATCGACGGTGAGCACAAGAAGATTCTCACCGAAGACGGACTGGAAATTGATTACGATGTGGCTTTGGTGGCTACTGGTTCACAATCGTTTATTCTGCCTATTCCGGGTAAAGAATTACCGGGAGTTATTGGTTTCCGAGATATCGCCGATTGCTCGGCCATGCTGGAAGCAGCGAAGACCTATAAAAAGGCCGCTGTCATTGGCGGAGGTCTATTGGGGCTGGAGGCAGCTAAAGGCCTGGTCAACCTCGGGATGGATGTTACGGTCGTTCATCTAATGGAAGATTTGATGGAACGTCAGTTAGACCGGGAAGCCTCTGCGATGTTGAAAGCAGAACTGGAACGTCAGGGAATCAAGTTTGCTATGCAAATGCAAACTGCGGAAGTGTACGGTCAAGATCGGGTACAAGGACTGCGCTTCTCGGATGGAAGCGAGCTGGAAGCAGATTTGGTTGTAATGGCCGTCGGGATTAAACCTAATATCCAGGTAGCTAAAGAAAGTGATATGGAAACGAACCGCGGGATTGTGGTCGATGATTTCATGAGAACCTCCATGCCGGATGTATACGCTGTAGGGGAATGTGTTGAGCACCGTGGAATCTGCTACGGTCTGGTAGCTCCGCTGTTTGAACAGGGAAGTGTGATTGCCAAGCATTTGGCAGGCGTGGATACTGAAGGCTATGCAGGATCGGTAGTTTCCACCAAGCTTAAAATTTCAGGGGTAGATGTTTTCTCAGCTGGCGAATTCATAACCCAACCTGAACATACGGCGATTGTAGCGAAGGATGAGTGGAAGCGAACATACAAAAAGGTACTGCTTCGTGATAATAAAATTGTTGGTACTGTACTGTTTGGCGATGTGAGTGAATCTGCTAGTCTGCAAAAATATGTGCGTCAGCAAACGGAAATGACAGATGAGATCTATGGACAGATCATGGGTACTGGATGCGGCAATCACGGGGCGAAAACGTCATCCGTTGAAACCATGGCGGACGATGAAATTGTCTGCGGTTGTAACGGTGTGACTAAAAAGGCAATTGTGGAAGCAATCAATGAAAATGGATTGACCACCGTTGATGAAATTAAGGCATGTACCGGAGCTACGCGTTCTTGCGGAGGATGTAAGCCGGTTGTTGAGCAAATTTTGCAATATGTTCTTGGAGACAGCTTCAAAACATCAGCCAAGCAGGGAATATGTGGTTGCACAACATTGAGTCGGGACGAAATTGTGGAAGCGATCAAAACCAAAGGGCTGACCACTACGCGTGAAGTGATGAATGTACTCGGCTGGCATAATGATGAAGGATGCTCCAAATGCCGTCCGGCGCTGAATTATTACTTGGGTATGATTAACCCTGATACCTATGAAAATGAGGGAGATTCCCGGTTTGTAAATGAGCGATTGCACGCGAACATTCAAAAGGATGGAACGTTTACAGTGGTGCCAAGAATGTACGGCGGGGTAACGACTCCAGAAGATTTGAAGAAAATAGCTGATGTATCGCTTAAATACAACGTTAAAGTTGTAAAAGTAACTGGGGGACAACGGCTGGATTTGATTGGTGTCCGTAAAGAAGATCTGCCTAAAGTGTGGGAAGAACTCGATATGCCTTCGGGATATGCGTACGCGAAGTCGCTTCGTACGGTGAAAACCTGTGTTGGATCGCAATTTTGCCGTTTTGGTACACAGGACTCGATGGGCATGGGAGAAGTGCTGGAACGGAAATTCGAACGATTGGATTTCCCAGCAAAATTCAAATTAGCGGTTAATGGTTGTCCACGCAACTGTGCGGAATCATGTACGAAAGATATCGGAATCGTAGGCAACGATGGGGGCTGGGAGATCTTTATCGGTGGAAACGGTGGTATTAAAGCACGGTTGGCTGATTCACTCTGTAAAGTAAAAACCGACGCTGAACTGATTGATATTGTAGGAGCCGTGATGCAATTCTACCGGGAAACAGGGCAATACCTGGAACGTACTTCCGAGTGGGTGGAACGGATCGGTCTGGAAGAGATTCAGAAGGCTGTCGTTAACGATACAGCTAATCGACAAGCTTTAGTAGAACGCGTTGAATTTGCATTACAACAGGTCGAAGACCCATGGAAAAAAATCATCCATGATGAGGATACACGCAAGAATCTATTTGAGGCTGTCACTCCGTCTATTGTGTAA
- a CDS encoding spore germination protein encodes MWKVIGTHVPKWNVWVEALFLFIIPLIIFLTVRQLKALDGRESRRKERLKLLEEEDRSEQADHNPSVSEAEKAKGTFTEDYEANVAKIRQAVTDMADVNERSIFLENLNAEGTLFFVDGLTDKVGMDQNILKPLMDWGSSGQEREELPRGKELRDMIVHQVMLVSETEYTLEVQFSLQKVLFGSVILMIQGIPGAFVLGTPKGSTRGVEDPISESVLRGPRVGFTETLSDNTAMLRRHGESTELAMSSFKVGKRVEKQLMVVYFRDIADPELVDEVKRRVQTIDMDEVLESGYVEQLIEDNFLSPFLQIQNTERPDRVMAALLEGRVAILLDGTPFALIMPVTYGMMLQSPEDYYERWLPGSLIRFLRFMATFISLFAPALYISFISFHPGLIPTKLVISIISARQGVPFSTLIEALIMEISIEILREAGLRLPKPIGPAMGIVGGLIIGQAAVNAGIVSPILVIVVAVTAISSFASPVYSAGISMRVLRFGAMFTASIFGLYGVIMFFLMLSIHMVKLHSFGVPFLSLTTPRSFKDWKDYFIRAPLQFMKNRPILLKHKDPKRQG; translated from the coding sequence GTGTGGAAGGTCATCGGAACTCATGTGCCCAAATGGAATGTGTGGGTGGAAGCCCTCTTTTTATTTATCATCCCTTTGATTATTTTTCTTACAGTACGACAACTTAAAGCGCTGGATGGCCGGGAAAGCAGACGCAAGGAGCGATTGAAGCTGCTAGAAGAGGAAGATCGTTCGGAGCAGGCTGATCATAATCCGTCTGTCAGTGAGGCAGAGAAGGCAAAGGGGACCTTTACCGAAGATTATGAAGCCAATGTAGCCAAAATCAGACAAGCAGTCACGGATATGGCAGACGTAAACGAACGATCGATTTTTTTGGAGAATCTGAACGCTGAAGGCACACTTTTTTTTGTAGATGGATTAACGGACAAGGTTGGCATGGATCAGAACATTTTAAAGCCGCTAATGGATTGGGGCAGCTCCGGGCAAGAAAGGGAAGAGCTTCCGCGAGGAAAAGAGCTTCGGGATATGATTGTTCACCAGGTCATGCTGGTATCGGAGACAGAGTATACGTTAGAGGTACAGTTTTCCTTGCAAAAGGTGCTGTTCGGTTCAGTCATACTCATGATTCAGGGCATACCCGGTGCTTTTGTACTGGGTACGCCCAAAGGGAGTACACGAGGGGTGGAAGACCCGATATCGGAATCGGTGCTGCGCGGACCACGAGTCGGCTTTACAGAGACACTCAGCGACAATACAGCGATGCTGCGCAGACATGGAGAAAGTACGGAACTGGCTATGTCTTCCTTCAAAGTCGGCAAAAGAGTGGAAAAACAGCTGATGGTAGTGTATTTCAGAGATATTGCCGACCCGGAGCTTGTAGATGAGGTGAAGCGGCGGGTCCAAACGATAGATATGGATGAGGTACTGGAGTCAGGCTATGTAGAGCAACTTATTGAGGATAATTTTCTCAGCCCATTTCTGCAAATTCAAAATACAGAGAGACCAGATCGAGTCATGGCTGCATTGCTAGAGGGACGTGTAGCGATTCTGCTGGACGGTACACCTTTTGCGCTTATTATGCCTGTAACGTACGGGATGATGCTCCAATCTCCCGAAGATTATTATGAGCGATGGCTACCGGGGTCACTTATTCGATTTCTTCGCTTTATGGCAACTTTCATATCGCTGTTCGCCCCGGCGCTCTATATCTCCTTTATCTCGTTTCATCCCGGACTGATTCCGACCAAGCTGGTCATTTCCATTATCAGTGCGAGACAGGGGGTTCCATTTTCGACGTTGATCGAGGCCCTAATTATGGAAATTTCCATTGAAATTTTACGTGAGGCAGGGCTTCGGCTCCCTAAACCCATCGGTCCAGCCATGGGCATCGTCGGCGGTTTGATTATTGGACAGGCCGCTGTTAATGCCGGGATTGTAAGCCCGATTCTGGTCATTGTGGTGGCGGTTACGGCCATTTCCTCTTTTGCTTCACCTGTATACAGTGCCGGAATTTCCATGCGAGTTCTTCGTTTCGGTGCCATGTTCACGGCGTCCATCTTTGGCTTGTACGGCGTGATCATGTTTTTCTTGATGCTGAGTATTCATATGGTGAAATTACACAGCTTCGGCGTACCTTTCCTTAGTCTAACGACCCCACGTTCGTTCAAGGACTGGAAAGATTACTTCATACGAGCACCGTTGCAATTTATGAAAAACAGGCCCATTTTATTGAAGCATAAAGACCCCAAGCGACAAGGATGA
- the nirD gene encoding nitrite reductase small subunit NirD, translating into MIKNAEWLVVGHSKDFPIRIGRTIHVKGAEIAVFRTSENKLYAVENSNPHPKGGPLTEAIVSGHYIYDPLYDWKIDLQTGLVQEPDHGQIKTFAVCEEGEVVKISLETV; encoded by the coding sequence ATGATCAAGAATGCCGAATGGCTTGTTGTCGGTCATAGCAAGGATTTTCCGATCAGAATAGGACGCACTATCCACGTCAAAGGTGCTGAAATTGCTGTTTTCCGCACTTCGGAGAATAAGCTGTATGCTGTTGAAAATAGTAATCCTCACCCTAAGGGGGGTCCTCTTACAGAGGCAATAGTATCTGGTCATTATATTTATGATCCTTTGTATGACTGGAAAATTGATTTGCAAACAGGCCTCGTTCAAGAGCCTGACCACGGACAAATTAAAACGTTCGCCGTCTGTGAAGAGGGAGAAGTAGTGAAAATATCGCTTGAGACGGTTTAA
- a CDS encoding phage tail protein: protein MKNHFLKKTAVLSLLAVILLGGTAISPKQAQASPEPYIGEITMYPYTYAPKGWIKCEGQLLDISQNSVLFSLLGTNFGGDGVRTFALPDLRGASPLPNVNYYIATEGPYPSRP from the coding sequence ATGAAGAATCATTTTTTGAAAAAAACCGCTGTATTGAGTCTGCTGGCGGTCATTTTGTTAGGAGGAACGGCAATCAGTCCCAAACAGGCTCAAGCATCGCCCGAGCCTTATATTGGGGAAATTACGATGTATCCGTATACGTACGCTCCTAAGGGCTGGATAAAATGCGAGGGTCAACTCCTGGATATTTCTCAGAATTCAGTATTATTCAGCCTGCTGGGCACTAATTTTGGCGGTGATGGAGTGCGTACATTTGCATTGCCTGACTTGCGCGGAGCTTCCCCGTTGCCGAATGTAAACTACTACATCGCTACCGAGGGGCCATACCCTTCCCGCCCATAA